From the Bos indicus x Bos taurus breed Angus x Brahman F1 hybrid chromosome 27, Bos_hybrid_MaternalHap_v2.0, whole genome shotgun sequence genome, one window contains:
- the MBOAT4 gene encoding ghrelin O-acyltransferase → MMDWLQLFFLDPVSLYQGAAFPFALLFNHLCVMDSFSTQARYLFLLAGGGALAVAAMGAFAVLVFIPALCTVVLIHSLGPQDVHRPTFLFQMTWQTLCHLGLHYTEYYLQEAPSTRFCITLSSLMLLTQKITSLSLDIREGKVVAPSGRIPNKNSLSEHLHAALPYLSYLLFFPALLGGPLCSFQRFQARVEGSSSLWSRHSFWALTWRALQILGLESLKVIVSGVVGVGAGLGGCRQLQCVFVLWSTAGLFKLTYYSHWLLDDALLRAAGFGSELGRSPGEEGLLPDADIWTLETTHRIALFARKWNQSTARWLRRLVFQQRRTWPLLQTFLFSAWWHGLHPGQVFGFLCWAVMVEADYLIHAFASVFISSWPMRLLYRALAWAHTQLIIAYIMLAVEARSLSSLWLLWNSYSSVFPTVYCILLLLLAKRKHKCN, encoded by the exons ATGATGGATTGGCTCCAGCTGTTCTTCCTTGATCCTGTATCACTTTATCAAGGAGCTGCTTTTCCTTTTGCACTTCTGTTTAATCATCTCTGTGTTATGGATTCATTTTCCACTCAGGCCAG GTACCTGTTCCTCCTGGCGGGAGGCGGTGCCCTGGCCGTGGCTGCTATGGGTGCCTTCGCTGTGCTGGTCTTCATCCCCGCCCTGTGCACGGTGGTCCTCATCCACTCGCTTGGCCCCCAGGATGTCCACAGGCCGACCTTCCTCTTTCAGATGACCTGGCAGACGCTGTGCCACCTGGGTCTGCACTATACGGAGTATTATCTGCAAGAAGCTCCTTCTACAAG GTTCTGCATCACTCTCTCTTCGCTCATGCTCTTGACCCAGAAGATCACATCTCTGTCTCTGGATATTCGTGAGGGGAAGGTGGTAGCACCATCAGGACGCATCCCTAACAAGAATTCTTTGTCTGAGCATCTGCATGCGGCTCTTCCCTATCTCAGCTACTTGCTCTTCTTCCCTGCCCTCCTAGGAGGCCCGCTGTGTTCCTTCCAGAGGTTTCAGGCTCGAGTTGAAGGGTCCAGCAGTTTGTGGTCCAGGCACTCTTTCTGGGCTCTGACCTGGAGGGCGCTGCAGATCCTGGGACTGGAGAGTCTGAAGGTGATCGTCAGCGGGGTGGTGGGCGTGGGGGCAGGACTTGGAGGCTGCAGGCAGCTGCAGTGCGTCTTCGTCCTGTGGTCCACGGCCGGGCTCTTCAAACTCACCTACTACTCCCACTGGCTCCTGGATGACGCCCTCCTCCGCGCGGCCGGCTTTGGATCTGAGTTAGGTCGCAGCCCGGGTGAGGAGGGACTCCTCCCCGATGCGGACATTTGGACGCTGGAAACGACCCACAGGATAGCCCTGTTCGCCAGGAAGTGGAACCAGAGCACGGCTCGGTGGCTCCGACGCCTGGTTTTCCAGCAGCGCAGGACCTGGCCCTTGTTGCAGACATTCCTCTTCTCGGCCTGGTGGCACGGTCTCCACCCGGGACAGGTGTTTGGTTTCCTCTGCTGGGCTGTCATGGTGGAAGCCGACTACCTGATTCACGCCTTCGCCAGCGTGTTCATCAGCTCCTGGCCCATGCGGCTGCTCTACAGAGCCCTGGCCTGGGCCCACACCCAGCTCATCATCGCCTACATAATGCTGGCCGTGGAGGCCCGGAGCCTCTCCTCTCTCTGGCTGCTGTGGAATTCTTACAGCAGTGTCTTTCCCACGGTGTACTGTATTTTGCTTCTCCTGTTAGCAAAGAGAAAGCATAAATGCAACTGA